In a genomic window of Lycium ferocissimum isolate CSIRO_LF1 chromosome 9, AGI_CSIRO_Lferr_CH_V1, whole genome shotgun sequence:
- the LOC132030856 gene encoding putative late blight resistance protein homolog R1A-10 isoform X2, whose translation MAYAAITCLMRTINQSMELTGCDLQPFYAKLESLRAILDESYNVTGDLEALTSLEVEIAEVAYSAEDMVDWKSIDVSSAETSITRSGAFWKLCCSLDQEVERIDSIMKKWMAIRNWYRKIKDLKAQTFSLASTIPEHAVERPEHIMVGHENAFKIIQDQLTGGERELEVVSIVGMGGIGKTTLATKLYSDPFIMSHFDIRTKATVSQEYYARNVLLSLLSSTSNKTDDKLADQLQKHLKGNRYLLVIDDIWTTGAWDDMQLCFPNCNNGSRVLLTTRNVEVAEYASSDKSPYHMDLLNFDESWNLLYKKVFVQDCFPPEFEQLGKQIASKCGGLPLAIIVIGGLLSKIGETLDEWQSVAKNVSSVVSTDLEAQCMRVLALSYHHLPSHLKPCFLYFAIFPEDELISADKLVELWAVEGFLKVEELKSIEEVAETCLNELIDRSLISVHKLSFDGKIESCRMHDVTRELCLREAQNVNFVNFVGGKSDQNPCAQSMQCSSKSRGRISIHNVKELARCRSSEAHSIVFNIFGFSRLGCFVPELPFKLVRVLDLASISCRTFPSEILHLMHLRFLALCLYPLLEQQYLGSAEKVPSSIIDIPPSISRLCYLQTFILYGDNYQEYSFILPSEILTMPQLRHLRLPWNYLRYYEPTENSLVLRNLQCLFGWNPLYCTGSAFRLFPNLKKLQISGAREDFCIRKDQYDFRYLHQLEELEFNLSNQAAKCFLDRITPSDSTLLLPPPDAFPQNLKNLTLKGSFFLPWKDLSIVGKLPKLESLQLINCRGEEWEVAEEGFPHLKFLKLSKLHMRYWRASSDHFPCLERLFLEICRGLDSIPQEFADITTLTLIDIDQCRESVGNSAKQIQQDIQDNYGGSIDVHIRHPL comes from the coding sequence ATGGCTTATGCTGCTATTACTTGTCTTATGAGAACCATAAACCAATCAATGGAACTTACTGGATGTGATTTGCAACCGTTCTATGCAAAGCTTGAATCCCTGAGAGCTATTCTGGATGAATCCTACAATGTAACGGGCGATCTTGAAGCATTAACAAGCTTGGAAGTTGAAATTGCAGAGGTAGCATACAGTGCAGAAGATATGGTTGACTGGAAATCAATAGATGTTTCTTCAGCAGAAACTTCAATTACGCGAAGCGGAGCTTTCTGGAAACTCTGTTGTTCCTTGGATCAAGAGGTAGAACGCATTGATTCCATCATGAAGAAGTGGATGGCAATACGGAACTGGTACAGAAAAATCAAAGATTTGAAAGCACAAACGTTTTCTCTAGCCAGTACTATACCTGAACATGCTGTAGAGAGGCCCGAGCACATAATGGTTGGCCATGAAAATGCATTCAAGATTATACAGGATCAACTCACTGGAGGAGAGAGGGAACTAGAAGTTGTCTCAATTGTAGGGATGGGGGGCATAGGGAAGACAACTTTGGCTACAAAGCTCTACAGCGATCCATTCATTATGTCTCACTTTGACATTCGTACAAAAGCTACTGTTTCACAAGAGTATTATGCGAGAAATGTACTCCTAAGCCTTCTTTCTTCGACAAGTAATAAAACTGATGATAAACTAGCAGACCAACTTCAAAAGCATCTTAAAGGCAACAGATACTTGTTAGTCATTGATGACATATGGACTACAGGAGCTTGGGATGATATGCAACTATGTTTCCCAAACTGTAATAATGGAAGCCGAGTACTCTTGACTACTCGGAATGTGGAAGTGGCTGAATATGCTAGCTCAGATAAGTCTCCTTATCACATGGACCTTTTGAACTTTGATGAAAGTTGGAATTTATTATACAAAAAGGTCTTTGTGCAAGATTGTTTTCCTCCTGAATTTGAACAACTTGGGAAACAAATTGCATCCAAATGCGGAGGATTGCCTCTAGCAATTATTGTGATCGGGGGACTTCTCTCCAAAATCGGTGAAACATTGGATGAGTGGCAAAGTGTTGCCAAGAATGTAAGTTCAGTGGTAAGCACAGATCTTGAAGCCCAATGCATGAGAGTGTTGGCTTTGAGTTACCATCACTTGCCTTCTCACCTAAAACCGTGCTTTctatattttgcaatttttcCAGAGGATGAACTGATTTCTGCAGATAAACTTGTGGAGTTATGGGCTGTAGAGGGATTTTTGAAGGTAGAAGAGTTGAAAAGTATAGAAGAGGTGGCAGAAACATGTCTAAACGAACTTATAGATAGAAGTTTAATTTCTGTCCACAAATTGAGTTTTGATGGAAAAATAGAGAGTTGTCGAATGCATGATGTGACCCGTGAGCTCTGTTTGAGGGAAgctcaaaatgtgaattttgtgAACTTTGTAGGAGGAAAGAGTGATCAAAATCCTTGTGCGCAATCCATGCAGTGTTCCTCTAAGAGTCGAGGTCGGATCAGTATCCATAATGTGAAAGAATTGGCTAGGTGCCGTAGCAGTGAGGCTCATTCTATCGTGTTTAATATATTTGGATTTAGTAGATTGGGATGCTTCGTACCGGAGTTGCCTTTCAAGCTAGTAAGAGTGCTAGACCTTGCTTCAATTAGCTGTCGAACTTTTCCCAGTGAAATTCTACATTTAATGCACTTGAGATTCCTAGCTTTGTGTCTTTATCCTCTCTTAGAGCAGCAGTATCTAGGATCCGCAGAAAAGGTTCCCTCATCAATAATAGACATTCCTCCATCGATATCAAGACTATGTTATCTGCAAACTTTTATACTTTATGGTGACAATTACCAGGAATATTCTTTCATATTGCCGTCGGAAATTTTGACGATGCCGCAATTGAGGCACCTTCGTTTGCCCTGGAATTACTTGCGGTATTATGAGCCTACAGAGAATAGTTTGGTTTTGAGGAATTTGCAATGTCTCTTTGGATGGAATCCTTTATATTGTACTGGGTCTGCATTTAGACTATTTCCCAATCTAAAGAAGTTGCAAATTAGTGGCGCCCGAGAAGATTTTTGTATTCGCAAGGACCAGTATGATTTTCGCTACTTACATCAGCTCGAGGAATTGGAATTTAATCTTAGTAATCAAGCTGCTAAATGCTTTCTAGATAGAATTACACCTTCAGATTCTACTCTGCTCCTACCTCCGCCAGATGCTTTTCCACAAAACCTTAAGAATTTAACTTTGAAAGGAAGTTTCTTCTTGCCATGGAAGGATCTGAGTATTGTTGGTAAATTGCCCAAACTCGAGTCCCTTCAACTAATCAACTGCAGAGGTGAGGAGTGGGAAGTAGCTGAGGAAGGGTTTCCTCACTTGAAGTTCTTGAAACTGAGCAAATTGCATATGCGGTACTGGAGAGCCAGTAGTGATCACTTTCCGTGCCTTGAACGCctatttcttgaaatttgcCGGGGTTTGGATTCAATCCCTCAAGAATTTGCAGATATAACCACACTTACTCTAATTGATATCGATCAATGTCGAGAATCTGTTGGGAATTCCGCCAAGCAGATTCAACAGGACATTCAAGACAACTATGGAGGTTCTATTGACGTCCATATTCGTCATCCTTTGTAA
- the LOC132030856 gene encoding putative late blight resistance protein homolog R1A-10 isoform X1, protein MAYAAITCLMRTINQSMELTGCDLQPFYAKLESLRAILDESYNVTGDLEALTSLEVEIAEVAYSAEDMVDWKSIDVSSAETSITRSGAFWKLCCSLDQEVERIDSIMKKWMAIRNWYRKIKDLKAQTFSLASTIPEHAVERPEHIMVGHENAFKIIQDQLTGGERELEVVSIVGMGGIGKTTLATKLYSDPFIMSHFDIRTKATVSQEYYARNVLLSLLSSTSNKTDDKLADQLQKHLKGNRYLLVIDDIWTTGAWDDMQLCFPNCNNGSRVLLTTRNVEVAEYASSDKSPYHMDLLNFDESWNLLYKKVFVQDCFPPEFEQLGKQIASKCGGLPLAIIVIGGLLSKIGETLDEWQSVAKNVSSVVSTDLEAQCMRVLALSYHHLPSHLKPCFLYFAIFPEDELISADKLVELWAVEGFLKVEELKSIEEVAETCLNELIDRSLISVHKLSFDGKIESCRMHDVTRELCLREAQNVNFVNFVGGKSDQNPCAQSMQCSSKSRGRISIHNVKELARCRSSEAHSIVFNIFGFSRLGCFVPELPFKLVRVLDLASISCRTFPSEILHLMHLRFLALCLYPLLEQQYLGSAEKVPSSIIDIPPSISRLCYLQTFILYGDNYQEYSFILPSEILTMPQLRHLRLPWNYLRYYEPTENSLVLRNLQCLFGWNPLYCTGSAFRLFPNLKKLQISGAREDFCIRKDQYDFRYLHQLEELEFNLSNQAAKCFLDRITPSDSTLLLPPPDAFPQNLKNLTLKGSFFLPWKDLSIVGKLPKLESLQLINCRGEEWEVAEEGFPHLKFLKLSKLHMRYWRASSDHFPCLERLFLEICRGLDSIPQEFADITTLTLIDIDQCRESVGNSAKQIQQDIQDNYGGSIDVHIRHPFSW, encoded by the coding sequence ATGGCTTATGCTGCTATTACTTGTCTTATGAGAACCATAAACCAATCAATGGAACTTACTGGATGTGATTTGCAACCGTTCTATGCAAAGCTTGAATCCCTGAGAGCTATTCTGGATGAATCCTACAATGTAACGGGCGATCTTGAAGCATTAACAAGCTTGGAAGTTGAAATTGCAGAGGTAGCATACAGTGCAGAAGATATGGTTGACTGGAAATCAATAGATGTTTCTTCAGCAGAAACTTCAATTACGCGAAGCGGAGCTTTCTGGAAACTCTGTTGTTCCTTGGATCAAGAGGTAGAACGCATTGATTCCATCATGAAGAAGTGGATGGCAATACGGAACTGGTACAGAAAAATCAAAGATTTGAAAGCACAAACGTTTTCTCTAGCCAGTACTATACCTGAACATGCTGTAGAGAGGCCCGAGCACATAATGGTTGGCCATGAAAATGCATTCAAGATTATACAGGATCAACTCACTGGAGGAGAGAGGGAACTAGAAGTTGTCTCAATTGTAGGGATGGGGGGCATAGGGAAGACAACTTTGGCTACAAAGCTCTACAGCGATCCATTCATTATGTCTCACTTTGACATTCGTACAAAAGCTACTGTTTCACAAGAGTATTATGCGAGAAATGTACTCCTAAGCCTTCTTTCTTCGACAAGTAATAAAACTGATGATAAACTAGCAGACCAACTTCAAAAGCATCTTAAAGGCAACAGATACTTGTTAGTCATTGATGACATATGGACTACAGGAGCTTGGGATGATATGCAACTATGTTTCCCAAACTGTAATAATGGAAGCCGAGTACTCTTGACTACTCGGAATGTGGAAGTGGCTGAATATGCTAGCTCAGATAAGTCTCCTTATCACATGGACCTTTTGAACTTTGATGAAAGTTGGAATTTATTATACAAAAAGGTCTTTGTGCAAGATTGTTTTCCTCCTGAATTTGAACAACTTGGGAAACAAATTGCATCCAAATGCGGAGGATTGCCTCTAGCAATTATTGTGATCGGGGGACTTCTCTCCAAAATCGGTGAAACATTGGATGAGTGGCAAAGTGTTGCCAAGAATGTAAGTTCAGTGGTAAGCACAGATCTTGAAGCCCAATGCATGAGAGTGTTGGCTTTGAGTTACCATCACTTGCCTTCTCACCTAAAACCGTGCTTTctatattttgcaatttttcCAGAGGATGAACTGATTTCTGCAGATAAACTTGTGGAGTTATGGGCTGTAGAGGGATTTTTGAAGGTAGAAGAGTTGAAAAGTATAGAAGAGGTGGCAGAAACATGTCTAAACGAACTTATAGATAGAAGTTTAATTTCTGTCCACAAATTGAGTTTTGATGGAAAAATAGAGAGTTGTCGAATGCATGATGTGACCCGTGAGCTCTGTTTGAGGGAAgctcaaaatgtgaattttgtgAACTTTGTAGGAGGAAAGAGTGATCAAAATCCTTGTGCGCAATCCATGCAGTGTTCCTCTAAGAGTCGAGGTCGGATCAGTATCCATAATGTGAAAGAATTGGCTAGGTGCCGTAGCAGTGAGGCTCATTCTATCGTGTTTAATATATTTGGATTTAGTAGATTGGGATGCTTCGTACCGGAGTTGCCTTTCAAGCTAGTAAGAGTGCTAGACCTTGCTTCAATTAGCTGTCGAACTTTTCCCAGTGAAATTCTACATTTAATGCACTTGAGATTCCTAGCTTTGTGTCTTTATCCTCTCTTAGAGCAGCAGTATCTAGGATCCGCAGAAAAGGTTCCCTCATCAATAATAGACATTCCTCCATCGATATCAAGACTATGTTATCTGCAAACTTTTATACTTTATGGTGACAATTACCAGGAATATTCTTTCATATTGCCGTCGGAAATTTTGACGATGCCGCAATTGAGGCACCTTCGTTTGCCCTGGAATTACTTGCGGTATTATGAGCCTACAGAGAATAGTTTGGTTTTGAGGAATTTGCAATGTCTCTTTGGATGGAATCCTTTATATTGTACTGGGTCTGCATTTAGACTATTTCCCAATCTAAAGAAGTTGCAAATTAGTGGCGCCCGAGAAGATTTTTGTATTCGCAAGGACCAGTATGATTTTCGCTACTTACATCAGCTCGAGGAATTGGAATTTAATCTTAGTAATCAAGCTGCTAAATGCTTTCTAGATAGAATTACACCTTCAGATTCTACTCTGCTCCTACCTCCGCCAGATGCTTTTCCACAAAACCTTAAGAATTTAACTTTGAAAGGAAGTTTCTTCTTGCCATGGAAGGATCTGAGTATTGTTGGTAAATTGCCCAAACTCGAGTCCCTTCAACTAATCAACTGCAGAGGTGAGGAGTGGGAAGTAGCTGAGGAAGGGTTTCCTCACTTGAAGTTCTTGAAACTGAGCAAATTGCATATGCGGTACTGGAGAGCCAGTAGTGATCACTTTCCGTGCCTTGAACGCctatttcttgaaatttgcCGGGGTTTGGATTCAATCCCTCAAGAATTTGCAGATATAACCACACTTACTCTAATTGATATCGATCAATGTCGAGAATCTGTTGGGAATTCCGCCAAGCAGATTCAACAGGACATTCAAGACAACTATGGAGGTTCTATTGACGTCCATATTCGTCATCCTTT
- the LOC132030858 gene encoding zinc finger CCCH domain-containing protein 16 isoform X3, whose translation MQQTKSNPFGFGVQSNSQPRGSNDLVLKQNQYKPFENKWTRSASTNSSSSRPTDNQPVASNHSCADPESCRCHIVEDFNNEKPMWLLTCYGHRKNFGPCDITGDVSYEELRAAAYDDAKRGQSLNSIEKGSNLLLNYRLSDTFAIGYTSQTKRHAIKKVERERSLVNSKVAEFENLLRNPYASQSTSAANAQSPFPGSASSASLSAQSPFPGGAPSASLSAQSPFPGAVPNASLSAQSSFPPSASSFSQLGAILNTRACTPPTNSIFGQPSPLGNSFKASSSSGAANAFSFGNTSGSFGFGSQVPTQSQQNPSTPSYNLFSTSTSLHVPNPSGGQLPTPSQGLFAASVTTAPASINLTSGASTEDFSGDNSIWTKNEWKIGEIPEEAPPDRYVY comes from the exons ATGCAGCAAACAAAGTCCAACCCTTTTGGTTTTGGTGTTCAGAGCAACTCCCAGCCAAGAGGGTCCAATGATTTAGTGCTCAAACAGAATCAATACAAG CCTTTTGAAAACAAGTGGACTCGTTCTGCAAGTACCAACAGTTCTTCATCGCGGCCAACTGATAATCAGCCTGTTGCATCTAATCACTC CTGCGCGGATCCCGAGTCATGCAGATGTCATATTGTGGAAGATTTTAATAATGAGAAGCCAATGTGGTTGCTTACCTGCTATGGTCATCGTAAAAA TTTTGGTCCATGTGATATTACCGGCGATGTTAGCTATGAAGAGCTGCGAGCAGCAGCATATGATGATGCAAAACGCGGACAGAGCTTGAATTCTATT GAAAAAGGTTCAAATTTGCTCCTGAACTATAGACTATCTGACACTTTTGCCATCGGTTATACTTCGCAAACAAAAAGACACGCCATTAAAAAA GTTGAGAGAGAGAGGAGCCTGGTTAATTCTAAAGTAGCTGAATTTGAAAATCTATTGCGAAATCCTTATGCATCTCAATCGACTTCTGCTGCTAATGCTCAAAGTCCTTTTCCTGGTTCTGCGTCAAGTGCCTCGTTGAGTGCTCAAAGTCCTTTTCCTGGTGGTGCACCAAGTGCCTCGTTGAGTGCTCAAAGTCCTTTTCCTGGTGCTGTTCCGAATGCCTCGTTGAGCGCTCAAAGCAGTTTTCCTCCTTCAGCCTCGAGTTTTAGTCAGTTGGGAGCCATACTGAATACAAG GGCATGTACTCCACCAACTAATAGTATATTTGGGCAACCCAGTCCCCTTGGGAACTCTTTTAAGGCATCAAGTTCTTCTGGGGCGGCGAATGCCTTTTCATTCGGGAATACATCAG GTTCCTTTGGCTTCGGAAGCCAAGTCCCGACCCAGTCACAACAGAATCCTTCCACTCCAAGCTATAACTTATTTTCCACCTCGACATCGCTGCATGTTCCTAATCCATCTGGTGGCCAACTTCCTACTCCTTCTCAGGGACTTTTTGCTGCTTCAGTTACGACAGCCCCTGCCAGTATCAACTTGAC GAGTGGTGCATCAACAGAAGACTTCAGTGGTGATAACAGCATTTGGACAAAGAATGAATGGAAAATTGGGGAG ATTCCAGAAGAGGCACCCCCAGACAGATATGTTTATTAG
- the LOC132030858 gene encoding zinc finger CCCH domain-containing protein 16 isoform X1, which yields MPPRKELCRNFMRGSCQYGERCKFQHAAPQQPKPNPFGFGSQSANFQSTNMQQTKSNPFGFGVQSNSQPRGSNDLVLKQNQYKPFENKWTRSASTNSSSSRPTDNQPVASNHSCADPESCRCHIVEDFNNEKPMWLLTCYGHRKNFGPCDITGDVSYEELRAAAYDDAKRGQSLNSIEKGSNLLLNYRLSDTFAIGYTSQTKRHAIKKVERERSLVNSKVAEFENLLRNPYASQSTSAANAQSPFPGSASSASLSAQSPFPGGAPSASLSAQSPFPGAVPNASLSAQSSFPPSASSFSQLGAILNTRACTPPTNSIFGQPSPLGNSFKASSSSGAANAFSFGNTSGSFGFGSQVPTQSQQNPSTPSYNLFSTSTSLHVPNPSGGQLPTPSQGLFAASVTTAPASINLTSGASTEDFSGDNSIWTKNEWKIGEIPEEAPPDRYVY from the exons ATGCCTCCAAGAAAAGAACTCTGCAGGAATTTTATGCGTGGCag CTGTCAATATGGTGAACGTTGTAAATTTCAACATGCTGCCCCTCAACAACCGAAGCCAAATCCATTTGGGTTTGGCAGCCAATCCGCTAATTTTCAGAGTACAAATATGCAGCAAACAAAGTCCAACCCTTTTGGTTTTGGTGTTCAGAGCAACTCCCAGCCAAGAGGGTCCAATGATTTAGTGCTCAAACAGAATCAATACAAG CCTTTTGAAAACAAGTGGACTCGTTCTGCAAGTACCAACAGTTCTTCATCGCGGCCAACTGATAATCAGCCTGTTGCATCTAATCACTC CTGCGCGGATCCCGAGTCATGCAGATGTCATATTGTGGAAGATTTTAATAATGAGAAGCCAATGTGGTTGCTTACCTGCTATGGTCATCGTAAAAA TTTTGGTCCATGTGATATTACCGGCGATGTTAGCTATGAAGAGCTGCGAGCAGCAGCATATGATGATGCAAAACGCGGACAGAGCTTGAATTCTATT GAAAAAGGTTCAAATTTGCTCCTGAACTATAGACTATCTGACACTTTTGCCATCGGTTATACTTCGCAAACAAAAAGACACGCCATTAAAAAA GTTGAGAGAGAGAGGAGCCTGGTTAATTCTAAAGTAGCTGAATTTGAAAATCTATTGCGAAATCCTTATGCATCTCAATCGACTTCTGCTGCTAATGCTCAAAGTCCTTTTCCTGGTTCTGCGTCAAGTGCCTCGTTGAGTGCTCAAAGTCCTTTTCCTGGTGGTGCACCAAGTGCCTCGTTGAGTGCTCAAAGTCCTTTTCCTGGTGCTGTTCCGAATGCCTCGTTGAGCGCTCAAAGCAGTTTTCCTCCTTCAGCCTCGAGTTTTAGTCAGTTGGGAGCCATACTGAATACAAG GGCATGTACTCCACCAACTAATAGTATATTTGGGCAACCCAGTCCCCTTGGGAACTCTTTTAAGGCATCAAGTTCTTCTGGGGCGGCGAATGCCTTTTCATTCGGGAATACATCAG GTTCCTTTGGCTTCGGAAGCCAAGTCCCGACCCAGTCACAACAGAATCCTTCCACTCCAAGCTATAACTTATTTTCCACCTCGACATCGCTGCATGTTCCTAATCCATCTGGTGGCCAACTTCCTACTCCTTCTCAGGGACTTTTTGCTGCTTCAGTTACGACAGCCCCTGCCAGTATCAACTTGAC GAGTGGTGCATCAACAGAAGACTTCAGTGGTGATAACAGCATTTGGACAAAGAATGAATGGAAAATTGGGGAG ATTCCAGAAGAGGCACCCCCAGACAGATATGTTTATTAG
- the LOC132030858 gene encoding zinc finger CCCH domain-containing protein 16 isoform X2, whose amino-acid sequence MPPRKELCRNFMRGSCQYGERCKFQHAAPQQPKPNPFGFGSQSANFQSTNMQQTKSNPFGFGVQSNSQPRGSNDLVLKQNQYKPFENKWTRSASTNSSSSRPTDNQPVASNHSCADPESCRCHIVEDFNNEKPMWLLTCYGHRKNFGPCDITGDVSYEELRAAAYDDAKRGQSLNSIVERERSLVNSKVAEFENLLRNPYASQSTSAANAQSPFPGSASSASLSAQSPFPGGAPSASLSAQSPFPGAVPNASLSAQSSFPPSASSFSQLGAILNTRACTPPTNSIFGQPSPLGNSFKASSSSGAANAFSFGNTSGSFGFGSQVPTQSQQNPSTPSYNLFSTSTSLHVPNPSGGQLPTPSQGLFAASVTTAPASINLTSGASTEDFSGDNSIWTKNEWKIGEIPEEAPPDRYVY is encoded by the exons ATGCCTCCAAGAAAAGAACTCTGCAGGAATTTTATGCGTGGCag CTGTCAATATGGTGAACGTTGTAAATTTCAACATGCTGCCCCTCAACAACCGAAGCCAAATCCATTTGGGTTTGGCAGCCAATCCGCTAATTTTCAGAGTACAAATATGCAGCAAACAAAGTCCAACCCTTTTGGTTTTGGTGTTCAGAGCAACTCCCAGCCAAGAGGGTCCAATGATTTAGTGCTCAAACAGAATCAATACAAG CCTTTTGAAAACAAGTGGACTCGTTCTGCAAGTACCAACAGTTCTTCATCGCGGCCAACTGATAATCAGCCTGTTGCATCTAATCACTC CTGCGCGGATCCCGAGTCATGCAGATGTCATATTGTGGAAGATTTTAATAATGAGAAGCCAATGTGGTTGCTTACCTGCTATGGTCATCGTAAAAA TTTTGGTCCATGTGATATTACCGGCGATGTTAGCTATGAAGAGCTGCGAGCAGCAGCATATGATGATGCAAAACGCGGACAGAGCTTGAATTCTATT GTTGAGAGAGAGAGGAGCCTGGTTAATTCTAAAGTAGCTGAATTTGAAAATCTATTGCGAAATCCTTATGCATCTCAATCGACTTCTGCTGCTAATGCTCAAAGTCCTTTTCCTGGTTCTGCGTCAAGTGCCTCGTTGAGTGCTCAAAGTCCTTTTCCTGGTGGTGCACCAAGTGCCTCGTTGAGTGCTCAAAGTCCTTTTCCTGGTGCTGTTCCGAATGCCTCGTTGAGCGCTCAAAGCAGTTTTCCTCCTTCAGCCTCGAGTTTTAGTCAGTTGGGAGCCATACTGAATACAAG GGCATGTACTCCACCAACTAATAGTATATTTGGGCAACCCAGTCCCCTTGGGAACTCTTTTAAGGCATCAAGTTCTTCTGGGGCGGCGAATGCCTTTTCATTCGGGAATACATCAG GTTCCTTTGGCTTCGGAAGCCAAGTCCCGACCCAGTCACAACAGAATCCTTCCACTCCAAGCTATAACTTATTTTCCACCTCGACATCGCTGCATGTTCCTAATCCATCTGGTGGCCAACTTCCTACTCCTTCTCAGGGACTTTTTGCTGCTTCAGTTACGACAGCCCCTGCCAGTATCAACTTGAC GAGTGGTGCATCAACAGAAGACTTCAGTGGTGATAACAGCATTTGGACAAAGAATGAATGGAAAATTGGGGAG ATTCCAGAAGAGGCACCCCCAGACAGATATGTTTATTAG